Below is a genomic region from Nitrosopumilus sp. b3.
CCATCTCTTCTTTAATGGCAATTTTGAATCTGGGTGATTTATTATCTAGATTCTTAGTTAACCACGTAAGAAACTTTTTTTCCATTCCTTTTCCTTTTAATCGCTCAAAATCAGATCCCATCATCTCTGCTAATTTTTGCACTAGTGATCTATTCACACTAAGTACGAAAAAATGCCATCCAAAAGCAAATTCTGAATCTGTCATTACAAAATCCTCTTCACCATGAACCATCTCTTCTAATAGTGATAATTGATGAGTCAATGCTTTACTAGTTTTATCATAATCTACAGCAGAAACGTTGATGTTTATTTTGCCTTCCAATACTTAGTTAATTTCAAAACAAAATAAAAGGATTACACGAATTATTCATTTAATAGATGTTCAAAATCGATATCAAAATTCATTTTCATTAATTTTATGTATGTTCGAATAGATTCTGGAATTTCCTCTCCACATGCAACTCCTAATTTTTTTGCATTTATCCAAATCATCAAAGTTTGAATTATTGTCAAAAAACGATCATTTTGAATTTCAGGCATTCCAATAGATTTGGTATATCTTTCAGCAAATTCCCAAGCAGTTACGAAATCTATACACTTTACCCCAAAAATTGATAATAATTGCTCTTGCATATTTTCAGCTTTTTTGAATGGTGTCTTATTGATAATGTATGGAAAATTAACTTTATCTGGAAGGCAATCTGGAAGAGGCCCCCAAATTGTAATTATTTTTGTTTCTGGTTTAAGATTCTCAAACTTTTCCATCATGTTTGCAATGACATTCTCTTCTGTAAACCAAAATAAAATAACTGTTGCATCTGAGATATCTGAATCATCTACACTACTACAAATGAATTCTCCTTGGAGATTTTTTTCTTTTAGCTTGTCCTTTGATTTTTGAATTTTTTCAGAATTATTGTCTATTCCAACTGCTTTTTTTACTTTGAATTCATTAATTGCAATCTCAATTCCTTTTTCATCTCCACAACCTAAATGATAAAAAATATCGTTTTCTCCTAAATCTGCAAATTTGAAAATCTCTCTAAATGATTTCTCTGGAAGCTGAACATCTTCACCGCTAAGTAAGTTTTCAGGAAGTGTTTCTAGATACTCTTCGATTTTCAATATTCAGTCTAACGTAAACAGGAATTTATTCTCTTATGCTTTCTAACTTTGAAACTGCTTGCCATAACTGTGTTCTTACATATGATGGCATGTTGGGATCTTGTGTAACATCATCTAAAAGACTAATTGTATTTGCAGCTCTTACTGATAAAGAATATTCCTCGTTATTCAAATCTGCAATTAAATCTGTAATTGATTTTTTGATTGTCTTTGGTGTTGAATTGCTAGCAGCAATCTGATTCAGTGTGTCTATTGCTTCTTTCATGGATTCTTTATTCTGAGCGTTATCAGCCATATTATTACATTTTATTAAAAATTAGGAGGTATATAGTTACATCTCTACAAATACACTATCTGATTCAACAACAACATTGTATGATGTTAAATCTCTTATTTTTGCTGGGAATTTTTCCAGTTTTCCTGTTTTACAATCAAATTGTGCTCCGTGCCATCCGCATGTTATAGTACACCCATCTAATTTTCCTTCAGATAAACTTGAGCCAGAATGAGTACAAGAATCATCTGTAGCATAAAACTTCCCATCGATATTAGCAACTAAAACGTCTCTTCCGTCAATGGAGACTTTAATCATTTTTCCTGGAGGAATATCAGATGTTTTTCCTACTATGATTTTCCCCATTGCAGTTATTATCTGACTATTCTTAATATTTTTTCGTATACGGTGAAAATGATGATTAGAGTTGCTAAAAATAAAGATAAAATTAAAATTTTAAACTTTTGTAAAAATACTTTTTCTTGGGGAGATTATATTGAATATGTTTGGGATTTTTGGCTATCTGAAGATTATCTTTTTGTATTTGACAAAAAGTCCCCTGTAGGAATTTGTCATGCTTTTTACTCAAAGGATCAGGTATGGATTGAAGGAATTAGAATAGATCCTAATTTCAGGAGACAAAAAATTGCTTCAAAACTTGTAATGCACGCTGAATCAATCGGTCAAAAAAAGAATGCTTCTTTTTCCCATATGTTAATTGATACTCAAAACTCATCATCTATAGAAATGGCACAATCTTTAAACTATGAAATTTTTCAAACCTGGAATTTTTACTCACTACTTCCGAGAATAAACCTAAACCATAAAATAAAATACGCAGAATCAATTTGTCCCAAATTTTTCACCCATTATGTAAAATCATGGAGATGGCTTCCTATTGATGATTCTACTCTTTCTCAATTATGTGAGAACAAAAAAATTATCCAATCTTCAGGTTTTGATACTGATTCAATTGCAATCTTTACTGATTCAGAACATTTTGATAATACTTTAATTGTCACATTATTTCCAGGTTCGAAAAACTCTGTATTGGAAATTTTTTCATTTTTACAAAACTATGCAATTAAAAAAAAATATGAAAGGATACAAATTTTAACAAAAGATCTTTTGCCAACATTTGATTCGTTAGAACATAAACTTTCATTTTATTTGATGAAAAAATCGTTGATTAATCTAAATTAACAAATTTTATTGTATTGTTTAATTTACCTAAACCTTCAATTTCCATCTCGACTTTATCCCCATCTTTTAAAAATATTGCATTAGGTTTGTTTAGCATTACTCCAGCTGGAGTACCTGTGGAAATAATATCTCCTTTTTCTAACGTCATTACCTTAGAAATTTTTGAAATGATTTCTGGGATTTTAATGAACATATTACTTGTAGAGGAATTCTGTCTAATTTCACCATTAATTTTAGTGGTTAGCTTTAGATTTTGTGCATCTTGGATTTCATCATATGTTGTAATCCATGGGCCACATGGTGCAAACGAATCAAAACTTTTCCCTCTTGTGAATTGTTTATCTTTGAATTGAATGTCTCTTGCTGATACATCATTGAAAATCATATATCCAAAAATTGCACTTGAAGCTTCTTCTATGCTAATATTTTTACAGTTTTTTCCAATTATCAAAGCTAGTTCTATTTCATAGTCTAGTTGTTTTACAAAATCTGGGCATACTATATCTGATTCAGTGCTGTTTAGTGCAGTTCTTGGTTTAATTACAATTGCTGGATCCTCTGGTGCTTCTAATCCCTGTTCTTTTGCATGATCCACATAGTTAAACGCCAAACAGATAATTTTATTCGGATTTGGTATTGGAGGTAATATTTTGAATTTTGAAATGTTTTCATCATATGGTAAATCCTTAATTTTATTTTTAATTTCATCAAACCAACCGTCAAAAAGAAAATCTTTCACATTTTGTGGGATTGGAACTCCTGTTAGGTATGTTATTTCATCTTTAGTTGATACTTTATCTCCCTTTACAAAACCATATGTTTCATTGTTTCCATAAGATAATCGTGCTATTTTCATAACTCATCACTTGTGTGTAAAGATTGCTTGATTCTGTGAATCTTTCCTACAATATCCAAATCTAACAAATTGAATTTCTTCACCTTCTTTTAATTGTAGATAATATGGTTCTGTGTAGACATCTATTTCCTCTAAACTATCTTCATTAAATTCTTCTTCAATAAACAACATCTTTGGTATGATCATTTTAATTTGATGAGCGGTTTTTTGTGGAACCCATTGAATTTTTGCAATTTCTTTTGTATCTTCATCATTGGTTAACTCTCCTTCAAATTCATCCCCGATTTTTTTAATTAGTATGTTGCCTAATCCTAATAGTCTTACTCTTGCTCCTTCTTTGAAATCCTTAGCATCCTCTCCAGAAATATAGAATTTTTCATCTATCTCAATTTTTCTTTTTCCCTTGTCATTAATTGGATGATTTGGAATTTCTACTGATGAAATTGATAGGTTTCTTACTAGCAGTTTTTTTGCATCACTTACCATGAATAGTCTAATACTTTGGGCATCTACAAATTTTCGATTAAATGCTTCAAGAGAATCAAAAGGAGCAAGAGTATTTGCTTTTGTTAATCCCAATGACATGATGAATTTTCTAATTGCTTCAGGTTTTATTCCTCTTCTTCTTAGTGCCTCAAGAGTTGGTAATCTTGGATCGTCATACCATGAAACCTTGCCTTCTTCAATCAATGGCTTGATGATTCTTTTTGAAATAGGCATCCCTTTGAACTCTAATCTTGAGAAAAAGCCTTGCTGGGGTTTACGCATTTTTAGTGTATCTAATATCTCATCAATCAATTCCTTTCTAAGTTCAAATTCTTTTGAACGAAATGCATGGGTAACACCATCAATACTGTCTTCGATTGCTACTGCCATATCATAGCTAGGCCAAACTCTAAATTTTTCGCCTAATGTGTAATGTTTCTCATCGATGATCCTGAATAATACTGGATCTCTCATTACTGCATTATCTGCTTTCATATCCCCTCTGAATCTAACAATGGCTTCACCTGCTTTGTATTTTGAATTCATTTTTTCCCAATTCTTATGATTTTTACCAATGTCACTCATACTGCATTTACAGGATTTTCTTTCTCTTCGATTCTTACTGATGTCTTCTCTTTTGCAGGTACAAATGTAGGCTTTTCCCAAATTTATTAATTCCAAACCTTTTTCATAAAATATTTCCATATCATCTGAAGTATTTTTTACCAAATCAAATTCAATACCTAACCATTCCAACCCAACTTTTATAGCTGCATGATATTCCATTCTCTCTGCTTCAGGATTGGTGTCATCCATTCTTAGAATGAATTTTCCACCATACATCTTTGCATATTCAGAATTAATTATTGCAGCTTTTGCATGTCCTATATGTGGATATCCATTAGGTTCTGGTGGGAATCTTGTGATAACTTTGCCCTGAATTGCATCTTTTAATTCTGGCAATCCTTCTCTTCCCTCAATTTTTTCTTTTGGGACTAAAAGTTCTGGAAAATTTTCATTGATTTCTTTTTCTTGCTCTTCAGGTGATAACTGATTAATTAAATTGACAATTTCCGAGATATCTTTTGCAATCTCTTTTACTTTGGTTCGATATTCTGGCTTTGTTCCAAGAATTTTTCCTAAAATTATTTTGTCCTGAGTTTTCCCTCCGTGCTCAAATGCGTTTTGAAGTGATAATTTTCTAACTTCTTTTCTTAATTCTTCATCCATGACAGTTTTCCTTTTTGCAACTATACACTTCTTTTAACTACAAAATCCAACAATGATATGAGTTCTATTTTGGCAGGTCCTGAGTATCTTGATAGTGATTTTTCAGCTTTATCTGCATATTTTAGTGCCTGTTTTCTTACATTTTCTTCGATATTTAGCGAACGAATTACCTCTACCGCCTTATTTAGATCATTTTTTGAAACTTTAGAATTTCCAAATGCTTTTAAAATTATTTTTTTGTCTTTTCCTTTTGCTGACTTTATTGCCATTAAAATTGGAAGTGATTTCTTACCTTCTCTGAGATCATTCCCTACAGGTTTTTTTGTAATCTTTGGATCTCCCATCACTCCGATTAGATCATCTGTTATTTGAAATGCTATCCCTAAATTTCTTCCAAATGAGGACAGATTTGATATGTCACTAGCTTTGTTTGTTGCACATATTGCCCCCATTGCACATGAAACATCAAACAATGCTGCTGTTTTTTTGCTGACCATTGTAATATAATCTGCCTGTGTTGGAATTCTTCCCTCTTCTGCCATTTTAACATCAAGTAATTGCCCCTCACAGACATCTACACATCCTTTTGCAAGTCTCGAAACTAACTGGGTAATGGCAATAGGTGATAATTTGGAATCTGAAATAACTTGGAATGCTTTTGAAAATAAGACATCTCCTGCAAGAATTGCAATTGGCATTCCAAATTTTTTGTGTACTGTAGGGACACCGTGACGCATTTCATCATTGTCCATGATATCATCGTGAACTAATGTAAAGTTGTGAACCATTTCTACTGCACTGGCAGCCGGCATTGCATTGGAACTTTTCCCCCCTAAAATCTGACAACTTCTAATTACCATGTAAGGTCTAAGTCTTTTTCCTCCATTTACAATTAGATGTCCTGCTGCATCATAGAGTTTTTTTGGATTTCCTTTTAGTTTTGATTTAAGATATTTGTTAACTGTGATGGCATTTTTTTCAATTTGTTTAGTTTTTTTCATTTACTAATCTCCATTTTTCCTTTGGTAAATGAACCTTGATTGCTTTTTGCAATCCTTCATGGATTTCATTACTCATCCATGTTGATAAAATATCTGAATACTTTTCAAGCATAGGTTGTTCGGATTTCTCAAGTAATTCTAATGCTATTAGCATCCATGGACAATAATTTTGTGGGTTTGTGTTTAGTTCTGAGATAAGTTCTCTTGCTGAAATCCATTTTATTTCATCTATTTCACCATCAATTTCTTTTAACTCTGTCGATTTGTCAATTATCCCAACTAATGTCCCACAAATTTCATTTTCTGAGCCTACATCTTTGTATGGAACATGATACTCAAATTTATGAAGATAGTCTAGCTTTCCAGTAATTCCTAATTCTTCAGGCATTCTCCTTTCCCCAGATGAGACATATGTCTCTGATTCTCTTGGATGACTTGCAAATGTTCCGTCCCAATCATTTGGCCAGAGCATCTTTTCTTTTGCACGTCTTGTAAGAACAAGCCTTCCATCTTTATCGAATAATAATGCTGTAAATGCTCTGTGAAGTTTTCCGTTTGGCAAGTGACACTTTACTTTCTCTTCAGTACCTATTGGGTTGTCTTTTTCATCTACTAAAATCACTAATTCTTCAGACATTTCATTTACTCCTAAACAATGTACCTTCAAATTTCCTATTTTTAACCGCTTTTACAATTCTTTCAGGATTGTTTCCATTCACAAAGAATACATTCACTCCCATTCTCGAAATTTTTGTTGCTTCCTCAACTTTTCTTGTCATCCCGCCAGTTACATCCATCTTGTTTTCTGAAATTGACGGATGTTCTCCCTTTAATTCATAAATTAATTTTTTAGATTTTAGATCTGAATACAACCCATCTTCGTTTAATGCAAAAATACAGAGTCGAGGCTTTAGTATTTTTGCTAGATGAGTCATAATTTTATCTCCTGATAAAATGAAAGTTTTACCCTGTCCGTACCATAGAGCATCTCCATATGTCACTGGAATTAATTTTGATTTAGAAATTTTTTCAATCTCTTTGATTTTTTTAATTATTGGTTTGTTTCCTGACATGAAATCAGTTGGTGGCAAACAATATGGATTTAGTTTATTTTCTAACATTGAATCTAAAATTATTTTGTTTAATTCTATCATTGAATTTTTAACAATTGCAACACCTTTTGGATCATACTTTTTCTCTTTGGTATGCATATCATATTTAACAGACCAATAATGTCCATAAGAGCCACCCCCATGAACAATTACTATTGGTTCGCTGATCTTCTTTAAACTCTTTGTAAGATTATCGATTGTTTTTTTCCTAGGTGATAACGGTTTTTCCTTGTTTGTGATGATGGAACCTCCTAATTTTATTAGAATCATGATGTTCGAAATTATTTAGTCAATTAAAAAGTATGCAGTCCTACGAAATCGATTTTTACTGAAAAACAATCATACTTTTTCTCTTCGAATTGTTTAATGGTTTTATCTAAATTCGATTCATCTGCTAATGCAAAAATACAGCCTCCTCCACCTGCACCTGTGATTTTTGCCCCATAAGAAACACTATTTCCTGTTTTGATCATGTCTCTTAATTTGTCGTTTGATACTCCTATTTTTTCAAGATATGCTTGATTTTGAATTACTTTGTTTCCAATTTCTTTGATGTTGTTTTCTTTAATTTCTTTTAAGGCCTCTCCGACTAATTTTGATTCATTGTTACATAATGTGGCAAATTCCACCTCGTTTTTTTCTTTAAATTCATTTACTTTTGCAACTACAGATTTCGTTGAATGCTCGATGTTTGAATTTGCAATGACTAAATGAAAATTAGGTTTAGATTCAATCTTGATGAATCCTTTTTCTTTATCATATTCCATTATCCCACCATATGTGCATACAGTACAATCTGCACCTGATGTATCCTGAAAAATTGTTTTTTCAGCTTCAATCGCAAGTTTTAAAATTTCTTCTTTGCTTGCATTTGAAAATAGTCTGGAAATTGCCGCAGCTCCTGCAACACAACAAGCAGATGATGAACCCAAACCTACTCCTAATGGAATATTTGATTCTACTATGATTTTAATTCCTGTATCGTGATTTTTTATTATTTTATTTGCTAAAAAATAAAATGGTTTTAGTGGGGAGTTAATTTCTGAAAGTGGTATATTTTTTTCTAGCTCTAGATTGCCAATGTTGGATTTAATGGAAATTTTTTTCTCTTTAGTTTTTTCTGCAGTAACTGTAATTCTTTTATCAATTGCACACAGAATAGATTTGACTCCATATACTACAAAATGCTCTCCAAAAAGAATAACTTTTCCTGGT
It encodes:
- a CDS encoding SAM-dependent methyltransferase, producing the protein MKIEEYLETLPENLLSGEDVQLPEKSFREIFKFADLGENDIFYHLGCGDEKGIEIAINEFKVKKAVGIDNNSEKIQKSKDKLKEKNLQGEFICSSVDDSDISDATVILFWFTEENVIANMMEKFENLKPETKIITIWGPLPDCLPDKVNFPYIINKTPFKKAENMQEQLLSIFGVKCIDFVTAWEFAERYTKSIGMPEIQNDRFLTIIQTLMIWINAKKLGVACGEEIPESIRTYIKLMKMNFDIDFEHLLNE
- a CDS encoding UPF0147 family protein; the encoded protein is MADNAQNKESMKEAIDTLNQIAASNSTPKTIKKSITDLIADLNNEEYSLSVRAANTISLLDDVTQDPNMPSYVRTQLWQAVSKLESIRE
- a CDS encoding non-heme iron oxygenase ferredoxin subunit is translated as MGKIIVGKTSDIPPGKMIKVSIDGRDVLVANIDGKFYATDDSCTHSGSSLSEGKLDGCTITCGWHGAQFDCKTGKLEKFPAKIRDLTSYNVVVESDSVFVEM
- a CDS encoding GNAT family N-acetyltransferase, translating into MIRVAKNKDKIKILNFCKNTFSWGDYIEYVWDFWLSEDYLFVFDKKSPVGICHAFYSKDQVWIEGIRIDPNFRRQKIASKLVMHAESIGQKKNASFSHMLIDTQNSSSIEMAQSLNYEIFQTWNFYSLLPRINLNHKIKYAESICPKFFTHYVKSWRWLPIDDSTLSQLCENKKIIQSSGFDTDSIAIFTDSEHFDNTLIVTLFPGSKNSVLEIFSFLQNYAIKKKYERIQILTKDLLPTFDSLEHKLSFYLMKKSLINLN
- a CDS encoding fumarylacetoacetate hydrolase family protein, giving the protein MKIARLSYGNNETYGFVKGDKVSTKDEITYLTGVPIPQNVKDFLFDGWFDEIKNKIKDLPYDENISKFKILPPIPNPNKIICLAFNYVDHAKEQGLEAPEDPAIVIKPRTALNSTESDIVCPDFVKQLDYEIELALIIGKNCKNISIEEASSAIFGYMIFNDVSARDIQFKDKQFTRGKSFDSFAPCGPWITTYDEIQDAQNLKLTTKINGEIRQNSSTSNMFIKIPEIISKISKVMTLEKGDIISTGTPAGVMLNKPNAIFLKDGDKVEMEIEGLGKLNNTIKFVNLD
- the gltX gene encoding glutamate--tRNA ligase, coding for MDEELRKEVRKLSLQNAFEHGGKTQDKIILGKILGTKPEYRTKVKEIAKDISEIVNLINQLSPEEQEKEINENFPELLVPKEKIEGREGLPELKDAIQGKVITRFPPEPNGYPHIGHAKAAIINSEYAKMYGGKFILRMDDTNPEAERMEYHAAIKVGLEWLGIEFDLVKNTSDDMEIFYEKGLELINLGKAYICTCKREDISKNRRERKSCKCSMSDIGKNHKNWEKMNSKYKAGEAIVRFRGDMKADNAVMRDPVLFRIIDEKHYTLGEKFRVWPSYDMAVAIEDSIDGVTHAFRSKEFELRKELIDEILDTLKMRKPQQGFFSRLEFKGMPISKRIIKPLIEEGKVSWYDDPRLPTLEALRRRGIKPEAIRKFIMSLGLTKANTLAPFDSLEAFNRKFVDAQSIRLFMVSDAKKLLVRNLSISSVEIPNHPINDKGKRKIEIDEKFYISGEDAKDFKEGARVRLLGLGNILIKKIGDEFEGELTNDEDTKEIAKIQWVPQKTAHQIKMIIPKMLFIEEEFNEDSLEEIDVYTEPYYLQLKEGEEIQFVRFGYCRKDSQNQAIFTHK
- a CDS encoding polyprenyl synthetase family protein → MKKTKQIEKNAITVNKYLKSKLKGNPKKLYDAAGHLIVNGGKRLRPYMVIRSCQILGGKSSNAMPAASAVEMVHNFTLVHDDIMDNDEMRHGVPTVHKKFGMPIAILAGDVLFSKAFQVISDSKLSPIAITQLVSRLAKGCVDVCEGQLLDVKMAEEGRIPTQADYITMVSKKTAALFDVSCAMGAICATNKASDISNLSSFGRNLGIAFQITDDLIGVMGDPKITKKPVGNDLREGKKSLPILMAIKSAKGKDKKIILKAFGNSKVSKNDLNKAVEVIRSLNIEENVRKQALKYADKAEKSLSRYSGPAKIELISLLDFVVKRSV
- the idi gene encoding isopentenyl-diphosphate Delta-isomerase, translated to MSEELVILVDEKDNPIGTEEKVKCHLPNGKLHRAFTALLFDKDGRLVLTRRAKEKMLWPNDWDGTFASHPRESETYVSSGERRMPEELGITGKLDYLHKFEYHVPYKDVGSENEICGTLVGIIDKSTELKEIDGEIDEIKWISARELISELNTNPQNYCPWMLIALELLEKSEQPMLEKYSDILSTWMSNEIHEGLQKAIKVHLPKEKWRLVNEKN
- a CDS encoding isopentenyl phosphate kinase — encoded protein: MILIKLGGSIITNKEKPLSPRKKTIDNLTKSLKKISEPIVIVHGGGSYGHYWSVKYDMHTKEKKYDPKGVAIVKNSMIELNKIILDSMLENKLNPYCLPPTDFMSGNKPIIKKIKEIEKISKSKLIPVTYGDALWYGQGKTFILSGDKIMTHLAKILKPRLCIFALNEDGLYSDLKSKKLIYELKGEHPSISENKMDVTGGMTRKVEEATKISRMGVNVFFVNGNNPERIVKAVKNRKFEGTLFRSK
- the mvk gene encoding mevalonate kinase, yielding MKSRASVPGKVILFGEHFVVYGVKSILCAIDKRITVTAEKTKEKKISIKSNIGNLELEKNIPLSEINSPLKPFYFLANKIIKNHDTGIKIIVESNIPLGVGLGSSSACCVAGAAAISRLFSNASKEEILKLAIEAEKTIFQDTSGADCTVCTYGGIMEYDKEKGFIKIESKPNFHLVIANSNIEHSTKSVVAKVNEFKEKNEVEFATLCNNESKLVGEALKEIKENNIKEIGNKVIQNQAYLEKIGVSNDKLRDMIKTGNSVSYGAKITGAGGGGCIFALADESNLDKTIKQFEEKKYDCFSVKIDFVGLHTF